One Myxococcaceae bacterium JPH2 DNA window includes the following coding sequences:
- a CDS encoding TonB-dependent receptor, producing the protein MTSLPWRRTPGAVLVAGLLFGSTALAQSSVIIGTVVNTETKQPAADVVVTATSPNLQGEQTVVTDAQGLYRIPQLPPGMYTLRFEKESFKPFARSDVQLRLNRTIRVNVELLPDAFSEQIVIESRPPTIDVGSTSTGVNVGDDFIRRIAVNRPGGKGGATRSFDSLAELAPGAQTDTFGVSVNGATSPENGYLVDGISTADPSVGINASPMTVEFVQDVNVITGGYLPEFGRSTGGVITAATKSGSNEFHGTVFANLTPGALEGKRELVVSQGSAISGVTKLHNLGDFGATLGGPIMKDKLWFFAGVAPSVTRYAHERSFNSYNVTYDDQGKASRVVDDRGFFTTTRIPGSERTYFADSSTVQYMGKLTYLINQDHNLSLSVLGTPSTTGGEGKLLVDPQQGTVILTRMSSSPAFHTALVQDASARTLSAAYAGAFMDKKLLVDANVGWFHQVSSQLPSDGSKIGGDEGIAGTARVTYATLNKFPHALTEFESVPDADTYCGTTAAEQRLRCQVTNYNIGGGLIFDSKLDRYQVNTKLTYLLNNFTGSHVIKAGADAEFLSYDNQKAYTGGVLLQEAEVATNVLGWTDARRFGYLHAPDDPQVLMVRESHTRSNTVGGFLQDSYTIANMVTVNAGLRYDAQWLYGSDGKLAFSMGNQVSPRLGVIVDPMRNGRSKLFASFSRYYEQVPIRMLDRGYPPDPRYVANHYAKDVNHPNGCDPSTVEGQRACVDPNSHNEVATPESSRDPSRLYSGGKAEARPVDPDIKPQSSDELALGGEYEVLTNTRVGVTYTHRKMNAVIEDMSRDEGNTYFLGNPGFGFAKDFPEAKRDYDAATVYLTRAFGDGWLAQASYTWSRLYGNYAGLYRPETNQLDPNTNADFDIIPILQNRTGLLPADRTHAIKLFGAKEVALTQKLVANVGLSYRGSSGTPINYLGAYLRYGQGETFILPRGSGGRTPWINTIDTSLGLTYRLAKEQSVAFTVDLFNLFNFQGVTSVDNTYTTATVYPVANGKKDDLPGSVQKAPDSDPKVFLTNDDVNPNFGKPTQYQPPRQVRLGLRYSF; encoded by the coding sequence ATGACATCACTCCCCTGGCGCCGGACACCCGGTGCCGTCCTCGTCGCGGGCCTGCTGTTCGGGTCCACGGCTCTGGCTCAATCCAGTGTCATCATCGGCACGGTCGTCAACACCGAGACCAAACAGCCAGCCGCGGACGTCGTGGTGACCGCCACCTCACCCAACCTGCAGGGTGAGCAGACCGTGGTGACGGACGCGCAGGGCCTGTACCGCATCCCCCAGCTCCCACCGGGCATGTACACGCTCCGGTTCGAGAAGGAATCGTTCAAGCCGTTCGCCCGCTCCGACGTGCAGTTGCGGCTCAACCGCACCATCCGCGTCAACGTCGAGCTGCTCCCTGACGCGTTCTCCGAGCAGATTGTCATCGAGTCCCGCCCGCCCACCATCGACGTGGGCTCCACGAGCACCGGCGTGAACGTCGGAGACGACTTCATCCGCCGCATCGCGGTGAACCGCCCCGGCGGCAAGGGCGGCGCGACCCGCTCCTTCGACAGCCTGGCCGAGCTGGCGCCGGGCGCGCAGACGGACACCTTCGGCGTGTCCGTGAACGGCGCCACGTCCCCGGAGAACGGCTACCTGGTGGACGGCATCTCCACCGCCGACCCGTCCGTGGGCATCAACGCCAGCCCCATGACCGTGGAGTTCGTGCAGGACGTGAACGTCATCACCGGCGGCTACCTGCCGGAGTTCGGTCGCTCCACGGGTGGCGTCATCACGGCCGCGACCAAGTCCGGCTCCAACGAGTTCCACGGCACGGTGTTCGCCAACCTCACGCCGGGCGCGCTGGAGGGCAAGCGCGAGCTGGTGGTGAGCCAGGGCTCGGCCATCAGCGGCGTCACCAAGCTGCACAACCTGGGCGACTTCGGCGCCACGTTGGGCGGCCCCATCATGAAGGACAAGCTCTGGTTCTTCGCGGGCGTGGCGCCCTCCGTGACGCGCTACGCGCACGAGCGGTCGTTCAACTCGTACAACGTGACGTACGACGACCAGGGCAAGGCGTCCCGCGTGGTGGATGACCGCGGGTTCTTCACCACGACGCGCATCCCCGGCTCCGAGCGCACGTACTTCGCGGACTCGAGCACCGTGCAGTACATGGGCAAGCTGACGTACCTCATCAATCAGGACCACAACCTCTCGCTGAGCGTCTTGGGGACGCCGTCCACCACGGGTGGCGAGGGCAAGCTCCTGGTGGATCCGCAGCAGGGCACCGTCATCCTGACGCGCATGAGCTCGTCGCCCGCGTTCCACACCGCCCTGGTCCAGGACGCCAGCGCCCGGACCCTGTCCGCGGCGTACGCGGGTGCGTTCATGGACAAGAAGCTGCTCGTGGACGCCAACGTGGGTTGGTTCCACCAGGTCTCCTCGCAGCTCCCTTCTGACGGCAGCAAGATTGGCGGCGACGAGGGCATCGCGGGGACGGCGCGCGTGACGTACGCCACGCTCAACAAGTTCCCCCACGCCCTCACCGAGTTCGAGTCCGTCCCGGACGCGGACACGTACTGCGGCACCACGGCGGCCGAGCAGCGGCTGCGCTGCCAGGTGACCAACTACAACATCGGCGGCGGACTGATTTTCGACTCGAAGCTGGACCGCTACCAGGTCAACACCAAGCTGACGTACCTCCTCAACAACTTCACCGGCTCGCACGTCATCAAGGCGGGCGCGGACGCGGAGTTCCTCAGCTACGACAACCAGAAGGCCTATACGGGCGGCGTCCTGCTCCAGGAGGCCGAGGTCGCCACGAACGTGCTGGGCTGGACGGACGCGCGCCGCTTCGGATACCTGCACGCGCCGGATGACCCGCAGGTGTTGATGGTCCGCGAGTCGCACACCCGCAGCAACACCGTGGGCGGCTTCCTCCAGGACAGCTACACCATCGCGAACATGGTGACGGTCAACGCCGGCCTCCGCTACGACGCGCAGTGGCTCTACGGCAGCGACGGCAAGCTGGCCTTCTCCATGGGCAACCAGGTGTCTCCGCGCCTGGGCGTCATCGTGGACCCGATGCGCAACGGCCGGAGCAAGCTGTTCGCCAGCTTCTCGCGCTACTACGAGCAGGTGCCCATCCGCATGCTGGACCGCGGCTACCCGCCCGACCCGCGCTACGTGGCCAACCACTACGCCAAGGACGTCAACCACCCGAACGGCTGCGACCCCTCCACCGTGGAGGGCCAGCGCGCGTGCGTGGACCCCAACAGCCACAACGAGGTGGCGACCCCCGAGTCCTCGCGCGACCCGAGCCGCCTCTACTCGGGCGGCAAGGCCGAGGCCCGGCCGGTGGACCCCGACATCAAGCCCCAGTCCTCGGATGAGCTGGCGCTCGGTGGCGAGTACGAGGTTCTCACGAACACCCGCGTGGGCGTGACGTACACGCACCGGAAGATGAACGCGGTCATCGAGGACATGAGCCGCGACGAGGGCAACACATACTTCCTCGGCAACCCGGGCTTCGGTTTCGCCAAGGACTTCCCGGAGGCGAAGCGCGACTACGACGCCGCCACCGTCTACCTGACCCGGGCGTTCGGCGATGGCTGGCTCGCGCAGGCCAGCTACACGTGGTCGCGGCTGTACGGAAACTACGCGGGCCTCTACCGCCCGGAGACCAACCAGCTCGACCCGAACACCAACGCGGACTTCGACATCATCCCCATCCTCCAGAACCGCACGGGCCTCTTGCCCGCGGACCGCACCCACGCCATCAAGCTGTTCGGCGCCAAGGAGGTGGCACTCACCCAGAAGCTGGTGGCGAACGTGGGCCTGTCCTACCGCGGCAGCTCCGGCACGCCCATCAACTACCTGGGCGCGTACCTGCGCTACGGCCAGGGTGAGACGTTCATCCTCCCGCGCGGCTCGGGTGGCCGCACGCCGTGGATCAACACCATCGACACGAGCCTGGGCCTCACCTACCGGCTGGCCAAGGAGCAGTCCGTGGCGTTCACGGTGGACCTCTTCAACCTGTTCAACTTCCAGGGCGTCACCAGCGTGGACAACACGTACACCACGGCCACCGTGTACCCCGTGGCCAATGGCAAGAAGGACGACCTGCCGGGCAGCGTGCAGAAGGCGCCGGATTCGGACCCCAAGGTGTTCCTCACCAATGACGACGTGAACCCGAACTTCGGCAAGCCCACCCAGTACCAGCCGCCGCGTCAGGTGCGTCTGGGACTCCGGTACTCCTTCTAG
- a CDS encoding AAA family ATPase → MANQDWVSRLLTGRASADKGLNVHLSERDGGGLHDKMRQAYWWITNNAVICPYYDIEFGGRAALKNAAGDEVHLPEDMSYSSFVLIPLLTLFTCRRAMLVGGPGRGKTTSAVLMALLSGMSRDEVHRGIQRGHPQLSIADLLGAPLPSDMLKAEDMAQVKVSWRKWIGQRVKIIDEYNRIPTKTQSALLSLMAEGYAEMMDQYVYAGRSSWFLTANDDQGGGTFQVIEALKDRIDVVVRAVPFNSHFIDTLLQRIEADRSPEEMLPREIVFTPGELEKIYASILAVEVPPDVLERVAFFLGQLDFCRMASPRFEFKHKDTLKLAGQTVSAVCNEQCPLDKKVHLCTQTENGVSVRAYQTILHFAKALAFFRGHATVELEDFRQIAPWVLHEKLVPNARSPFFEVKGHRPLLQDRVAWIRQMFDMAGAQFDAHLPLRRKVDALRKDLDKGLAGVDLRTTEKRLAAVTALMNELLSRHELSGPIYEDLIHLKSMYSRYRNYATWLKESPGGTP, encoded by the coding sequence ATGGCGAACCAGGATTGGGTGTCGCGCCTGCTGACCGGGCGTGCGTCGGCGGACAAAGGGCTCAACGTCCACCTCTCCGAGCGCGATGGCGGCGGCCTGCACGACAAGATGCGGCAGGCGTACTGGTGGATCACCAACAACGCCGTCATCTGCCCCTACTACGACATCGAGTTCGGGGGGCGCGCCGCGCTGAAGAACGCCGCGGGTGACGAGGTCCACCTGCCCGAGGACATGAGCTACAGCTCGTTCGTCCTCATCCCGCTGCTCACGCTCTTCACCTGTCGCCGCGCGATGCTCGTGGGCGGCCCCGGGCGCGGCAAGACGACGTCCGCGGTCCTCATGGCGCTGCTGTCCGGCATGAGCCGCGACGAGGTGCACCGCGGCATCCAGCGCGGCCATCCGCAGCTGTCCATCGCGGATCTGCTCGGCGCGCCCCTGCCCTCGGACATGCTCAAGGCCGAGGACATGGCGCAGGTGAAGGTGAGCTGGCGCAAGTGGATTGGCCAGCGCGTGAAAATCATCGACGAGTACAACCGCATCCCCACCAAGACGCAGTCCGCCCTGCTGTCCCTCATGGCCGAGGGCTACGCGGAGATGATGGACCAGTATGTCTATGCGGGGCGCTCGTCCTGGTTCCTCACCGCCAACGACGACCAGGGCGGCGGCACGTTCCAGGTCATCGAGGCGCTCAAGGACCGCATCGACGTCGTCGTGCGCGCGGTGCCGTTCAACTCGCACTTCATCGACACGCTGCTCCAGCGCATCGAGGCGGACCGCTCCCCCGAGGAGATGCTGCCGCGCGAGATTGTCTTCACGCCCGGAGAGCTGGAGAAAATCTACGCCTCCATCCTCGCGGTGGAGGTGCCGCCGGACGTGCTGGAGCGCGTGGCCTTCTTCCTGGGGCAGCTCGACTTCTGTCGCATGGCCTCGCCGCGCTTCGAGTTCAAGCACAAGGACACGCTGAAGCTGGCCGGTCAGACGGTGTCCGCCGTGTGCAACGAGCAGTGCCCGCTCGACAAGAAGGTGCACCTGTGCACGCAGACGGAGAACGGCGTCAGCGTGCGCGCGTACCAGACCATCCTCCACTTCGCGAAGGCGCTCGCCTTCTTCCGAGGCCACGCCACCGTGGAGCTGGAGGACTTCCGGCAGATTGCCCCCTGGGTGCTGCACGAGAAGCTGGTGCCCAACGCGCGCAGCCCGTTCTTCGAGGTGAAGGGCCACCGGCCGCTGCTCCAGGACCGCGTGGCGTGGATCCGCCAGATGTTCGACATGGCCGGGGCGCAGTTCGACGCGCACCTGCCGCTGCGCCGCAAGGTGGATGCGCTGCGCAAGGACCTGGACAAGGGCTTGGCGGGCGTGGACCTGCGCACCACGGAGAAGCGCCTGGCGGCGGTGACGGCGCTGATGAACGAGCTGCTATCGCGCCACGAGCTGTCCGGTCCCATCTACGAGGACCTCATCCACCTCAAGTCCATGTACAGCCGCTATCGCAACTACGCGACGTGGCTGAAAGAGAGCCCGGGCGGGACGCCATGA
- a CDS encoding dipeptide epimerase, with protein MRPTLVTGLSFEPLHLPLTEPFAIATGAQHAAENVLVRLTLADGTVGLGEAAPFTAVSGETQASTLAALESARGVLEGKDARAWRPLSEFLGDVLALAPAARCGLETALLDALTRHHRVPLYVFLGGAGTTLDIDMTVTAGDVAHAVNSTRAILARGIRTLKVKVGALSPDEDAARLVAIHQEAPRARLFADANGGYDVSEALAFLKGLERAGIPLALFEQPVPATDVAGMAELARRTRVSLCADESARSARDVLRLIRENACHAINIKTMKCGVVEAMTMWSLARAAGLELMVGGMVESVLAMSTSAHLAAGLGGFAYADLDTPLFIARHPFQGGGRYEGSTLSLDPDAPGHGVSLA; from the coding sequence ATGCGCCCCACCCTCGTCACCGGCCTGTCCTTCGAGCCGCTGCACCTGCCCCTCACCGAGCCCTTCGCCATCGCCACCGGCGCGCAGCACGCGGCGGAGAACGTGCTCGTGCGCTTGACCCTCGCGGACGGCACCGTGGGCCTGGGCGAGGCCGCGCCCTTCACCGCCGTGAGCGGCGAGACGCAGGCCAGCACCCTGGCCGCCCTGGAGTCCGCGCGAGGCGTGCTCGAAGGCAAGGACGCACGGGCCTGGCGCCCGCTGTCCGAGTTCCTGGGCGACGTGCTCGCGCTGGCGCCCGCCGCGCGCTGTGGCCTGGAGACAGCGCTGCTGGACGCGCTCACCCGTCACCACCGCGTCCCGCTCTATGTCTTCCTGGGCGGCGCGGGCACGACGCTGGACATCGACATGACGGTGACGGCCGGGGACGTGGCGCACGCGGTGAACTCCACGCGGGCCATCCTCGCGCGCGGCATCCGCACGCTGAAGGTCAAGGTGGGCGCGCTCTCTCCCGACGAGGACGCGGCGCGGCTGGTGGCCATCCATCAGGAGGCACCTCGGGCGCGGCTGTTCGCGGACGCCAACGGCGGCTACGACGTGTCCGAGGCGCTCGCGTTCCTCAAGGGCCTGGAGCGCGCGGGCATCCCGCTGGCCTTGTTCGAGCAGCCCGTGCCCGCGACCGACGTCGCCGGCATGGCGGAGCTGGCGCGGCGCACCCGCGTGAGCCTGTGCGCGGACGAGTCGGCGCGCTCGGCAAGGGACGTGCTGCGGCTCATCCGCGAGAACGCCTGTCACGCCATCAACATCAAGACGATGAAGTGCGGCGTGGTGGAGGCGATGACCATGTGGAGCCTGGCGCGCGCCGCCGGGCTGGAGCTGATGGTGGGCGGCATGGTGGAGAGCGTGCTGGCCATGAGCACGTCCGCGCACCTGGCGGCGGGCCTGGGTGGCTTCGCCTACGCGGACCTGGACACACCGCTGTTCATCGCGCGCCATCCGTTCCAGGGCGGAGGGCGGTACGAGGGCTCCACGTTGAGCCTGGACCCCGACGCGCCCGGCCACGGCGTCTCGCTGGCTTGA
- a CDS encoding suppressor of fused domain protein: MKAPETDEDFIQWYEDCWADRDEVEYPKMFGAIQENVFTLEQTGALEAWMESELAEVKELDPNWAPMGVRVAPPSPEYPYWTYVTSGLSNPFTVAPGEEFPDDAPSGLGYEMVIHTPEEARWPVLRLLDMMAYNLVCLRAFALGHRYPVEGTLDGGESKLGGFVFVHDAERPSHFQLPSGKVELLTLVGVTRNEMAFARSNGMNKLLEKLAAAGPAYITKADRDELKL; the protein is encoded by the coding sequence ATGAAAGCCCCCGAGACGGACGAAGACTTCATCCAGTGGTACGAAGACTGCTGGGCCGACCGCGACGAGGTGGAGTACCCGAAGATGTTCGGCGCCATCCAGGAGAACGTCTTCACCCTCGAACAGACTGGCGCGCTCGAAGCGTGGATGGAGAGCGAGCTGGCCGAGGTGAAGGAGCTGGACCCGAACTGGGCCCCCATGGGCGTGCGCGTGGCGCCGCCGAGCCCCGAGTACCCCTACTGGACCTACGTCACCAGCGGCCTGTCCAACCCCTTCACCGTGGCTCCCGGAGAGGAGTTCCCGGACGACGCGCCCAGCGGCCTGGGCTACGAGATGGTCATCCACACGCCCGAGGAGGCACGCTGGCCGGTGCTGCGGCTGCTGGACATGATGGCCTACAACCTCGTGTGCCTGCGGGCCTTCGCCCTGGGCCACCGCTATCCGGTGGAGGGCACGCTGGACGGCGGCGAGTCCAAGCTGGGGGGCTTCGTGTTCGTGCACGACGCCGAGCGCCCCAGCCACTTCCAGCTCCCCAGCGGCAAGGTGGAGCTGCTGACGCTGGTGGGCGTGACACGCAACGAGATGGCCTTCGCGCGCTCCAACGGCATGAACAAGCTGCTGGAGAAGCTGGCCGCGGCGGGCCCCGCCTACATCACCAAGGCGGACCGCGACGAGCTGAAGCTGTAG
- a CDS encoding response regulator, which produces MRQVLVLEDDDDLRGMLCDLLRMYGVTACVDVNSFEALVQQRDAALGCELALLDVNLGAGVQSGLDALDWLLAQAYQGRAVFLTGHARSHPLVRLAYEQTQVKVLAKPVDSRALRALLEEPRGA; this is translated from the coding sequence GTGCGACAAGTGCTCGTACTCGAGGACGACGACGACCTCCGGGGCATGCTCTGCGACCTGCTGAGGATGTATGGGGTCACGGCCTGCGTGGACGTGAACTCCTTCGAGGCCCTGGTCCAACAGCGAGACGCGGCGCTGGGCTGCGAGCTGGCGCTCCTGGACGTGAACCTGGGCGCGGGCGTGCAGAGCGGACTGGATGCGTTGGACTGGCTCCTCGCGCAGGCCTACCAGGGCCGCGCCGTGTTCCTCACCGGCCACGCTCGCTCGCACCCGCTGGTGCGGCTGGCCTACGAGCAGACCCAGGTGAAGGTGCTCGCCAAGCCGGTGGACTCGAGGGCGCTGCGCGCGCTGCTGGAGGAACCTCGGGGTGCATAG
- a CDS encoding PAS domain-containing protein, with protein sequence MFATDITLALPPPADVLLRALEESEAHDPEGCMVLRAVRDGGGRISDFEWLWANPTAARALGRAPESLRGRRLREVSSEHGLAGRMELLCRVVETGRPTEDSFAEGEAWLHGTAVPLRDGVLLRIRDITSAQRVEEGLRETLDWVSDVLESTPDAFFTVDADWRLTYVNRNAAALTGRGADVLFRRVLWEACPELQGTRLERELRRVSDEGTPALFELRTAPERWHEVHAWSSGRNLCITARDISDKKRMEAERDGLLAREHSGRLEAEALVQQRTQELVAARERLVQSEKLAMAGQLASGVGHEINNPLSYVTGNIQFALEQLEQLERLQLIPARVGCAPLQEALDSLREAREGAERIRVIVRDLQTFARADAPHLVPVDVHAALEFGLSMATPRLRHRAKVVRAFGEVPTVMAHEARLGQVFLHLLLNAAHAIPEGDSARHCVTLTTRREEAWVVVEVSDTGHGMTPEVLQRAFEPFFTTRPMGEGSGLGLSISLGQVRAMRGELTATSTPGQGSTFQVRLLTSEAAARPRPPPTVEDAPQRKRVLVVDDEPQLASVLRRLLGRQHEVVVAHSGREALAVLARDDAFDRVFCDLMMSDLTGMDVHAALVGRSPELLSRFVFMTGGSFTERARAFLQAVPLPRLEKPFDPVTLFALVEGAPPRAGAWRPPAREE encoded by the coding sequence ATGTTCGCGACTGACATCACGCTGGCGCTTCCGCCTCCGGCGGATGTCCTCCTCCGCGCCCTGGAGGAGTCCGAGGCCCATGACCCGGAGGGGTGCATGGTGCTGCGGGCCGTGCGGGACGGTGGCGGACGCATCTCCGACTTCGAGTGGCTGTGGGCCAATCCCACCGCCGCGCGCGCCCTGGGCCGCGCCCCTGAGTCACTCCGGGGCCGCCGCCTGCGCGAGGTCTCCTCCGAGCACGGTCTGGCCGGCCGCATGGAGCTGCTGTGCCGGGTGGTGGAGACGGGACGTCCAACAGAAGACAGCTTCGCGGAGGGCGAGGCCTGGCTGCACGGCACCGCGGTCCCCCTGCGCGACGGCGTGCTGTTGCGGATTCGTGACATCACCAGCGCGCAGCGCGTCGAAGAGGGGCTTCGCGAGACGCTGGACTGGGTGAGCGACGTGCTGGAGAGCACGCCGGACGCGTTCTTCACCGTGGACGCGGATTGGCGGCTCACCTACGTCAACCGCAACGCGGCGGCGCTCACCGGCCGGGGCGCGGACGTCCTCTTCCGCCGCGTGCTGTGGGAGGCCTGTCCGGAGCTGCAGGGCACGCGACTGGAGCGCGAGCTGCGTCGGGTGTCGGACGAAGGGACCCCGGCCCTCTTCGAGCTGCGCACCGCGCCGGAGCGCTGGCACGAGGTGCACGCGTGGTCCTCGGGCCGCAACCTGTGCATCACCGCGCGCGACATCTCCGACAAGAAGCGCATGGAGGCCGAGCGCGACGGGCTGCTCGCCCGCGAGCACTCGGGTCGCCTGGAGGCCGAGGCGCTGGTGCAGCAGCGGACCCAGGAGCTGGTCGCCGCGCGCGAGCGGCTGGTGCAGTCGGAGAAGCTGGCCATGGCGGGGCAGCTCGCCTCGGGCGTGGGCCACGAAATCAACAACCCGCTCTCCTACGTCACCGGCAACATCCAGTTCGCGCTGGAGCAGCTGGAGCAGTTGGAGCGCCTCCAGCTCATCCCCGCGCGCGTCGGGTGCGCGCCGCTTCAAGAAGCGCTGGACTCACTGCGCGAGGCCCGCGAGGGCGCCGAGCGGATCCGCGTCATCGTCCGGGACCTGCAGACCTTCGCCCGCGCGGACGCGCCGCACCTGGTGCCGGTGGACGTGCACGCGGCGCTGGAGTTCGGCCTGTCCATGGCCACGCCGCGCCTGCGCCATCGCGCGAAGGTGGTGCGTGCCTTTGGCGAAGTGCCCACGGTGATGGCGCACGAGGCCCGCCTGGGGCAGGTGTTCCTCCACCTGCTGCTCAACGCCGCGCACGCCATCCCCGAGGGAGACTCCGCGCGGCACTGTGTGACGCTCACCACGCGCCGCGAGGAGGCCTGGGTGGTGGTGGAGGTCTCCGACACGGGCCACGGCATGACGCCCGAGGTGCTCCAGCGCGCGTTCGAGCCGTTCTTCACCACGCGCCCCATGGGTGAGGGCTCGGGGCTGGGGTTGTCCATCAGCCTGGGCCAGGTGCGCGCCATGCGCGGCGAGCTGACGGCGACCAGCACCCCCGGGCAGGGCAGCACCTTTCAAGTCCGTCTGCTCACCAGCGAGGCCGCGGCGCGCCCTCGGCCGCCGCCAACCGTGGAGGACGCGCCCCAGCGCAAGCGCGTGCTGGTGGTGGATGACGAGCCGCAGCTCGCCAGCGTGCTGCGCCGGCTGCTGGGCCGTCAGCACGAGGTGGTGGTGGCGCACAGCGGTCGCGAGGCCCTGGCGGTGCTCGCGCGGGACGACGCGTTCGACCGCGTGTTCTGCGACCTGATGATGTCCGACCTGACGGGGATGGACGTGCACGCGGCGCTGGTGGGCCGCAGCCCGGAGCTGCTGTCGCGCTTCGTCTTCATGACGGGCGGCAGCTTCACCGAGCGGGCGCGGGCCTTCCTTCAGGCCGTGCCGCTGCCTCGGCTGGAGAAGCCCTTCGACCCGGTCACCCTGTTCGCGCTGGTGGAGGGGGCTCCGCCGCGCGCCGGGGCCTGGAGACCGCCGGCGCGCGAGGAGTGA
- a CDS encoding N-acetyltransferase, translated as MPAAPSLRLRIQAAITDVPAAEWDALLEPDAPPFVRHAWLAAMEESGSATEDTGWAPHHLTLWRGPRLVAAAPAYLKFHSMGEYIYDFGWANAAARLGVEYYPKLIVGGPLSPATVPRLLIAPGEDVPALRRALLEAAVESAKEAGCSSVHVLYPTDAEAGFLEEAGLARRITLQFQWKNPGYQHYDDYLSRFDSKRRNQLKRERGAAATQGITLRTVRAAELGPEHARRAFEFYASTCERHSWGQVQLTPDFFARLFRAMPGTVEMVEAVREGKVIAGAFNLATAERLYGRYWGCVEEHPFLHFNVCLYHSVEDCIRAGRKVFEPGAGGEHKVSRGFEPTAVHSAHLVFDRRLDSAVRDFVRRERHQLQPAVEEAERICGLKPWAGAARPEPRTD; from the coding sequence GTGCCCGCCGCCCCCTCGCTCCGCCTTCGCATCCAGGCCGCCATCACCGACGTCCCCGCCGCGGAGTGGGACGCGCTCCTGGAACCGGACGCTCCGCCCTTCGTGAGACATGCCTGGCTGGCCGCCATGGAGGAGAGCGGCAGCGCCACCGAGGACACGGGCTGGGCTCCGCACCACCTGACGCTGTGGCGAGGCCCCCGGCTGGTCGCGGCGGCGCCCGCGTACCTCAAGTTCCACAGCATGGGCGAGTACATCTACGACTTCGGCTGGGCCAACGCCGCGGCCCGCCTGGGCGTGGAGTACTACCCCAAGCTCATCGTGGGCGGACCGCTGTCTCCCGCCACCGTGCCGCGCCTGCTCATCGCGCCCGGCGAGGACGTGCCCGCGCTGCGCCGCGCCCTGCTGGAGGCGGCCGTGGAGAGCGCGAAGGAGGCGGGGTGCTCCTCGGTCCACGTGCTCTACCCCACCGACGCCGAGGCGGGCTTCCTGGAAGAGGCGGGCCTCGCGCGCCGCATCACCCTCCAGTTCCAGTGGAAGAACCCGGGCTACCAGCACTACGACGACTACCTGTCGCGCTTCGACTCCAAGCGCCGCAACCAGCTCAAGCGCGAGCGTGGCGCCGCCGCCACCCAGGGCATCACCCTGCGCACGGTGCGCGCCGCCGAGCTGGGCCCCGAGCACGCGCGACGCGCCTTCGAGTTCTACGCCTCCACCTGCGAGCGCCACTCCTGGGGGCAGGTGCAGCTCACCCCGGACTTCTTCGCGCGCCTGTTCCGCGCCATGCCTGGCACCGTGGAGATGGTGGAGGCCGTGCGGGAGGGGAAGGTCATCGCGGGCGCCTTCAACCTGGCCACCGCGGAGCGGCTCTACGGCCGGTATTGGGGCTGCGTGGAGGAGCACCCCTTCCTCCACTTCAATGTCTGCCTCTACCACTCGGTGGAGGACTGCATCCGCGCGGGGCGCAAGGTGTTCGAGCCGGGCGCGGGCGGCGAGCACAAGGTGTCCCGAGGGTTCGAGCCCACCGCGGTGCACAGCGCGCACCTCGTGTTCGACCGGCGACTGGACTCCGCCGTGCGCGACTTCGTCCGCCGCGAGCGGCACCAGCTACAACCCGCAGTGGAGGAAGCCGAGCGCATCTGCGGGCTCAAGCCCTGGGCCGGGGCGGCGCGGCCCGAGCCTCGGACGGACTGA
- a CDS encoding response regulator transcription factor, producing MLDALAAPFRLALVAEDPLARGALSRALSDQGGDQVVLATGTQAELEAAGGDAPDAVLWDTGLRPPEREGRVEAPDLGAPVLALVTDEAAGEVALTVGARGLLFRDAPPASLMAALHAVARGLTVFEPALAELRGTPRASAAPSPTSAESLTPREREVLALLAEGLSNKAIADRLAISEHTAKFHVNAVLAKLGVQRRTEAVVRAARLGLVTL from the coding sequence GTGCTGGATGCCCTCGCCGCTCCCTTCCGCCTCGCGCTGGTCGCCGAGGACCCGCTCGCTCGGGGTGCGCTCAGCCGCGCGCTGAGCGACCAGGGAGGCGACCAGGTGGTCCTCGCGACAGGCACGCAGGCGGAGCTGGAGGCGGCGGGCGGTGATGCGCCGGACGCGGTGCTCTGGGACACGGGGCTGCGTCCACCGGAGCGCGAGGGACGCGTGGAGGCGCCGGACCTGGGCGCGCCGGTGCTCGCGCTGGTGACGGACGAGGCCGCGGGCGAAGTGGCGCTGACGGTGGGCGCGCGCGGGCTCCTGTTCCGAGACGCGCCGCCCGCGTCACTCATGGCCGCGCTGCACGCGGTGGCCCGAGGGCTGACGGTGTTCGAGCCCGCCCTCGCGGAGCTGCGAGGCACGCCCCGCGCGAGCGCGGCCCCATCCCCGACGAGCGCGGAGTCGCTCACGCCTCGGGAGCGAGAAGTGTTGGCCCTGCTCGCCGAGGGGTTGTCCAACAAGGCCATCGCTGACCGGCTCGCCATCAGCGAGCACACGGCCAAGTTCCATGTGAACGCCGTGCTGGCCAAGCTGGGCGTGCAGCGGCGCACGGAGGCCGTGGTGCGCGCGGCGCGACTGGGGCTGGTGACGCTGTGA